A genomic segment from Saprospiraceae bacterium encodes:
- a CDS encoding TauD/TfdA family dioxygenase, whose amino-acid sequence MNRRTLPPIQTGLANWYGPDMARREKEWLWVLSTEEIGEVEAAAAPLLAANSEIGSIVAADFELPTLGPKLKTLRGELIKGKGFALLRGLPVEAYTEREIAIIFYGIGAHLGNARSQNAQGHILGHVRNLGMDSKDPNVRIYQTKERQTFHTDSCDVVGLLCLQPAKKGGRSLLVSSDTVFNEMHKRRPDLLELLLQPIATDRRGEVPAGMLPYLLIPVFSYYDNRVTPFYQRQYIDSAQRFEEAPRLTARHVEALDLFDELCNDPTLNFSMMLQKGDMQFVYNHAMLHDRTSFEDWEAEEKRRHLLRLWLSIPGDRALPPIFATRYGSVEVGNRGGVTSAV is encoded by the coding sequence ATGAATCGACGAACGCTGCCTCCAATACAAACAGGTCTGGCGAATTGGTATGGGCCAGACATGGCTCGTCGCGAAAAAGAATGGCTATGGGTGCTTTCGACAGAAGAAATTGGCGAGGTCGAAGCAGCGGCGGCCCCGCTCCTTGCCGCCAACTCCGAAATTGGCAGCATAGTGGCGGCTGATTTTGAGCTGCCTACCCTGGGCCCAAAACTCAAGACCCTGCGAGGAGAGCTTATCAAAGGAAAAGGCTTTGCTTTGCTTCGCGGCTTGCCGGTCGAAGCTTACACCGAACGCGAAATAGCCATTATTTTTTATGGGATTGGCGCTCATTTGGGCAATGCCCGTTCGCAAAATGCCCAGGGGCATATCTTGGGGCATGTGCGCAATCTGGGAATGGACAGCAAGGACCCCAATGTAAGAATCTACCAAACCAAGGAGCGACAGACCTTTCATACAGATTCTTGTGATGTGGTGGGCTTGCTTTGCCTGCAGCCAGCCAAGAAAGGAGGGCGCTCTTTGTTAGTCAGTTCTGATACTGTTTTCAATGAAATGCATAAACGGCGGCCCGATTTGCTCGAATTGCTATTACAGCCCATCGCCACCGACCGGAGGGGAGAGGTGCCCGCAGGCATGCTCCCTTATCTGTTAATCCCGGTTTTTAGCTATTATGATAACAGGGTAACGCCCTTCTACCAGCGGCAATACATCGATTCTGCCCAGCGCTTTGAGGAGGCGCCCCGGCTGACTGCCCGCCATGTAGAAGCCCTCGATTTGTTTGATGAATTGTGTAATGACCCTACCCTGAACTTTTCAATGATGCTACAAAAAGGCGATATGCAATTTGTGTACAATCATGCCATGCTTCACGATCGAACCAGTTTTGAAGACTGGGAAGCTGAGGAAAAACGGAGGCACCTGCTCCGACTTTGGTTGTCTATTCCCGGTGACCGCGCACTGCCCCCCATTTTTGCAACCCGTTATGGTTCGGTGGAAGTGGGGAACCGAGGAGGCGTGACTTCGGCCGTTTAA
- a CDS encoding serine hydrolase domain-containing protein, which translates to MKNLIFLLCSLLVWNASAQTASSKKTLGLSEGSPLSVGMSAERLARIDEMCTNAVENGDIPGVVALVARGGKIVYHKAFGMADSPAGRALEKDAIFRIASQSKAITSTAVMMLWEEGKFQLDDPISKYIPAFKEAKVLKTFSYQDTSYTAEPAKKPITIRHLLTHTSGLGYGVIDGDERFRMLYKKAGITDLFTTEKITIEESVKKLAALPLHHHPGEAFVYSEGLDVLGYFIEVISGMSFDEFLQKRLFGPLGMNDTYFYIPQNKANRLVKVQKKEGDHWVHWPVTFYDPAYPITGAKSFFSGGAGLSSTAKDYATFLQMYLNGGELNGIRILSRTTIQSMMGNQIGDFWAGTGRHYGLAFGVQTQEGQDKGGQGSIGTFDWGGYFNTQYFADPKEQIIGILMKQTQGPTSDKTSWQFRILVGQAVDD; encoded by the coding sequence ATGAAAAACCTAATTTTCCTACTTTGCAGCCTATTGGTATGGAATGCTTCGGCGCAGACGGCCTCCTCAAAAAAAACCTTAGGCCTTTCTGAGGGTAGCCCACTCAGTGTAGGCATGTCCGCTGAACGCTTGGCCAGAATTGATGAAATGTGTACGAACGCTGTTGAGAACGGAGATATACCTGGGGTAGTGGCGCTGGTAGCAAGAGGGGGGAAAATTGTTTATCACAAAGCCTTTGGCATGGCTGACAGTCCTGCTGGTCGTGCCCTCGAAAAAGATGCTATTTTCCGCATAGCTTCTCAATCCAAAGCCATCACTTCTACCGCCGTCATGATGCTCTGGGAAGAAGGCAAATTCCAATTGGATGACCCTATCTCCAAATATATTCCTGCTTTCAAAGAGGCCAAAGTACTGAAAACATTCAGTTACCAAGACACCAGCTACACCGCGGAACCCGCCAAAAAGCCGATTACCATCCGACATTTGCTCACCCATACTTCGGGTTTAGGCTATGGCGTGATTGATGGCGATGAGCGCTTTCGGATGCTGTATAAAAAAGCAGGGATTACCGACCTGTTTACCACCGAAAAAATAACGATTGAGGAGAGTGTCAAAAAACTAGCTGCCTTGCCCCTTCACCATCACCCAGGCGAAGCCTTTGTCTACAGTGAAGGCCTGGATGTATTGGGCTATTTCATTGAGGTCATCTCGGGGATGTCCTTTGACGAATTTCTGCAAAAACGTTTATTCGGCCCATTGGGCATGAATGATACTTATTTTTATATTCCACAAAATAAAGCCAATCGGCTGGTAAAGGTTCAGAAAAAAGAAGGCGATCACTGGGTGCATTGGCCAGTTACTTTTTACGATCCAGCCTATCCGATCACAGGCGCCAAGTCTTTCTTTTCTGGTGGTGCAGGACTTTCTAGTACGGCTAAAGATTATGCCACCTTCCTGCAAATGTACCTCAATGGCGGAGAGCTAAATGGTATCCGCATCTTAAGCCGAACCACCATTCAAAGTATGATGGGCAATCAGATTGGCGATTTTTGGGCGGGCACTGGGCGGCATTATGGCCTTGCCTTTGGTGTGCAGACCCAAGAGGGGCAAGACAAGGGGGGCCAGGGGAGTATCGGCACCTTCGATTGGGGTGGTTATTTCAATACCCAATATTTTGCTGATCCTAAAGAACAGATCATTGGCATTTTGATGAAACAAACCCAAGGACCAACCTCCGATAAAACGAGTTGGCAGTTCAGGATATTGGTTGGGCAGGCAGTGGATGATTGA
- a CDS encoding class I SAM-dependent methyltransferase: MNDLNILDYPANYAILEQRCKEIGFTMPSDPYIGTLLKTLITTKPKANLLELGTGIGLSLSWMIDGMDAASKLTTVDNDPALTAIAQHYFGENENVDIVCLDGTTWIKNYAGPPFDLVFADAWPGKYSEIEAILALIKVGGFYVIDDMSARSDWPVGHQAKVDQLIDYLENRADFNLTKMNWSTGIIIAVRKY, encoded by the coding sequence ATGAACGATTTAAACATATTGGATTATCCAGCAAATTATGCCATCCTTGAACAGCGATGTAAAGAGATTGGTTTTACCATGCCCTCTGATCCTTATATTGGGACCTTACTGAAAACCCTCATCACAACTAAACCTAAGGCCAATTTATTGGAGCTAGGAACGGGGATTGGCCTGTCTTTATCCTGGATGATTGATGGCATGGATGCGGCATCCAAATTAACGACGGTAGACAATGATCCTGCCTTAACTGCCATTGCACAGCATTATTTTGGGGAAAACGAAAACGTTGATATTGTTTGTCTGGACGGAACAACCTGGATAAAAAATTATGCAGGCCCTCCCTTTGACTTGGTTTTCGCCGATGCCTGGCCAGGAAAATACAGTGAAATCGAAGCAATCCTTGCCTTAATAAAAGTAGGCGGTTTTTATGTGATAGATGATATGTCGGCGCGGTCGGATTGGCCAGTAGGGCACCAGGCGAAAGTGGATCAACTAATTGACTATCTTGAGAACAGAGCCGACTTTAACCTGACAAAGATGAATTGGTCCACGGGGATAATCATTGCAGTTAGGAAGTATTAG
- a CDS encoding efflux RND transporter periplasmic adaptor subunit, whose protein sequence is MRSSILMFSGFILLVACSEEVEKTKPILGVMTESVYASVTIQPEAIYDVYAATPGILDHVFVKEGDTVTTGQLLAKITADHPQLNIENALLGVNLARENYSGQTTLLSSIADEIKSGEKQLKVDSLNYFRQQHLWEQQIGSKSELDNKKLKYELTLNNLEILRAKYRQTQLELKNGYEQSQNTLKKAQSSLSDYFIKARIDGTVYKLLKNEGELISQTEPLAQIGKSQSFLIEMLIDEVDIARIVVGQSAFIALDAYEGEVFEAVITKIYPQKNSRTQTFKVEGQFTKAPKVLYAGLSGEANIVLSEKQHAISIPLDYLLENNKVRTAEGYIAVEVGLKNLERAEVVSGLDTGMVIIKP, encoded by the coding sequence ATGCGGTCATCAATTTTAATGTTTAGTGGATTTATCTTGTTGGTTGCTTGCTCGGAGGAGGTGGAAAAAACAAAACCGATCCTTGGTGTCATGACGGAATCTGTGTATGCTTCTGTCACCATTCAACCGGAAGCTATTTACGATGTTTACGCCGCCACACCTGGCATCTTGGATCATGTTTTTGTAAAAGAAGGGGACACGGTCACTACAGGCCAATTATTAGCGAAAATAACCGCCGATCATCCCCAACTCAATATAGAAAATGCTTTATTGGGAGTCAATTTGGCTCGCGAAAACTACAGCGGGCAAACTACTTTATTGTCCAGTATTGCCGATGAGATCAAATCGGGTGAAAAACAGCTTAAAGTTGATTCCCTGAACTATTTTAGGCAACAGCACCTCTGGGAACAGCAAATAGGATCAAAATCAGAATTGGATAATAAAAAACTCAAATATGAATTGACCTTAAATAACCTGGAAATCCTTAGGGCAAAATATCGACAAACCCAACTGGAGTTGAAAAATGGATACGAGCAATCACAAAATACATTGAAGAAGGCGCAATCCAGCCTTAGTGATTATTTCATCAAGGCTAGAATAGATGGAACGGTTTACAAGTTGTTGAAAAACGAAGGAGAGCTGATCAGCCAAACGGAACCGCTGGCCCAAATCGGGAAAAGCCAGTCCTTTTTGATCGAAATGTTGATTGACGAAGTGGACATTGCCCGTATTGTGGTCGGTCAATCAGCCTTCATTGCCTTAGATGCTTATGAAGGGGAGGTTTTTGAAGCAGTCATCACCAAAATATATCCACAAAAAAATAGCCGTACCCAAACGTTTAAGGTCGAAGGCCAATTTACGAAAGCACCCAAAGTGCTTTACGCTGGTTTGTCCGGCGAGGCGAATATTGTATTATCAGAAAAGCAGCATGCGATTAGTATTCCACTGGACTATCTTTTGGAAAATAATAAGGTAAGAACAGCTGAAGGATATATTGCGGTGGAAGTGGGGCTCAAGAATTTAGAACGTGCAGAGGTTGTCTCTGGGCTTGATACAGGAATGGTTATTATCAAACCCTAG
- a CDS encoding FtsX-like permease family protein: MANFKIILDITRTHLLSRLKQTIIAALGVTFGIGTFIILVSFMTGLNGLLDGLTLNRTPHIHLYNEIKPSETQPIALTEAYKNGFNIIRSVKPQERQKRIHNALPLIAKLERDARVKGVSPQAVAQVFYLAGSIELNGLVNGIDIQEEVRLFNFGDYVIKGSPQDLLKNKNGILLGAGVAAKMSLSVGDRVQVSATNGEVFPLKIVGIYQSGLAEIDDIQSYVNLKTAQQLLGEGTNYISDINVKLWDIAEAPAMASVISKQSNLTAVDIKSANAQFETGTSIRNLITYAVSITLLIVAGFGIYNILNMIIYEKMNDIAILKATGFSGFDVKMIFISEALIIGLVGGILGLVLGLGVSILIDHTPFETTALPTIKTYPVNFNPLYYLIGMVFAIVSTFLAGYLPARKAQQIDPVEIIRGQ, translated from the coding sequence ATGGCCAATTTCAAAATTATTTTGGATATTACACGAACCCATCTACTGTCGAGATTAAAGCAAACCATCATCGCGGCTTTGGGGGTAACCTTTGGTATCGGCACTTTTATCATCCTGGTTAGCTTTATGACCGGACTAAACGGGTTGCTTGATGGATTAACGCTCAACAGAACACCTCATATACACCTCTATAATGAGATCAAGCCTAGTGAAACCCAACCGATAGCCTTAACCGAAGCCTATAAAAATGGATTTAATATTATACGTTCTGTAAAGCCCCAGGAGCGCCAGAAACGCATCCACAATGCCCTCCCTCTCATCGCCAAACTTGAAAGAGATGCCCGTGTTAAGGGAGTAAGCCCTCAGGCCGTTGCCCAGGTGTTTTATTTAGCGGGGTCGATAGAACTGAATGGCCTGGTTAATGGCATTGATATTCAAGAAGAAGTACGTTTGTTTAATTTTGGTGATTATGTCATTAAGGGTAGTCCGCAGGATTTGCTGAAAAATAAAAATGGCATCTTGTTGGGGGCGGGTGTGGCCGCCAAAATGTCGCTTTCCGTAGGCGATCGGGTACAGGTAAGTGCGACAAATGGCGAGGTATTTCCGCTTAAGATTGTGGGGATATACCAAAGCGGCCTAGCGGAAATAGATGATATACAAAGTTATGTGAATCTAAAAACGGCCCAACAGTTGCTGGGAGAAGGAACCAATTATATCTCAGATATCAATGTGAAGTTATGGGATATAGCGGAGGCACCTGCCATGGCCAGCGTTATTAGCAAGCAGTCCAATCTTACGGCAGTAGATATCAAAAGTGCTAATGCCCAATTTGAAACGGGAACCTCGATTCGCAACCTGATTACTTATGCGGTCTCGATTACGTTACTGATTGTAGCGGGGTTTGGTATTTATAACATTCTTAACATGATCATTTATGAAAAAATGAATGATATCGCCATTCTAAAAGCGACGGGCTTTTCCGGCTTTGATGTAAAAATGATCTTCATCAGCGAGGCCTTAATTATTGGATTGGTTGGAGGCATATTGGGTTTGGTCTTGGGGCTGGGTGTTTCGATTTTGATAGACCATACCCCTTTCGAAACAACCGCTTTACCGACAATCAAAACCTACCCTGTCAATTTCAATCCGCTTTATTATTTGATCGGTATGGTCTTTGCCATTGTGTCTACTTTTTTAGCCGGTTATCTTCCAGCCAGGAAAGCACAACAAATTGATCCGGTAGAAATCATCAGAGGGCAGTAA
- a CDS encoding ABC transporter ATP-binding protein has translation MNVILEARGINKYFKQPVLFHVLKDISFGINAGEFVSIMGKSGCGKSTLLYILSTMDTDYEGTLFLGGEKLTGKAGEELAKVRNEKIGFVFQFHYLLSEFTVLENVMLPARKLGKKSDKEIKQDALEKLSILGIESQAYKKAAMISGGQKQRVAIARALINDPIIIMGDEPTGNLDSKNAENVFNIFRELSVTNKLSLLIVTHDMDFAQKTDRIIEMEDGLIL, from the coding sequence ATGAATGTAATTCTGGAAGCCAGGGGAATAAATAAGTATTTTAAACAACCCGTACTTTTTCATGTGCTAAAAGATATTTCTTTTGGGATTAATGCGGGGGAATTTGTGTCCATCATGGGTAAATCCGGTTGTGGAAAGTCAACCCTTTTGTATATTCTTTCTACCATGGACACTGACTACGAAGGGACCCTTTTTCTTGGTGGAGAAAAGCTGACAGGTAAGGCAGGAGAAGAACTGGCGAAGGTCCGCAATGAAAAGATCGGTTTTGTCTTCCAATTCCATTATTTACTTTCTGAATTTACGGTATTGGAGAATGTCATGTTACCTGCTCGGAAATTAGGCAAAAAGAGCGACAAAGAAATTAAGCAGGATGCACTAGAAAAGCTATCCATTCTTGGCATAGAAAGTCAGGCCTATAAAAAAGCAGCCATGATCTCGGGAGGGCAAAAACAACGGGTAGCCATTGCCCGGGCCCTAATTAATGATCCCATCATTATCATGGGGGATGAACCTACGGGTAATTTGGACAGTAAAAATGCCGAAAATGTGTTTAATATTTTTAGAGAATTAAGTGTGACCAATAAGCTTTCGTTGCTCATTGTTACCCACGATATGGACTTTGCCCAAAAGACAGACCGAATTATCGAAATGGAGGATGGTTTAATTCTATAA